The following proteins are encoded in a genomic region of Ptychodera flava strain L36383 chromosome 23 unlocalized genomic scaffold, AS_Pfla_20210202 Scaffold_24__1_contigs__length_23054250_pilon, whole genome shotgun sequence:
- the LOC139124761 gene encoding heterogeneous nuclear ribonucleoproteins A2/B1-like isoform X1: MASQDSSSEPEQQRKLFIGGLSYDTNEDSLKAHFSQWGEIVDCVVMKDPQSRRSRGFGFVTYKSCTMVDDAMANRPHKLDNREVEPKRAIAREESNNPLSHMTVKKIFVGGIKDDTDDSHLREYFGKYGKIETIDVITDKDSGNKRGFAFITFDDHDPVDKIVGIKYHSINGHKSEVKKAVPKNDLVRLQSQSRESGGRQGGGGRGGGRGGFRGGRGGSGGGYDRGGDYYQGGGGGGGGGRGYGGGSYGGGYGSQDNYGSGNQSGGYGNYGNQGGGGYSGNYGNQGSGGYGGGNYDNYGDGNYNQGYGNSGGNYNDFGSNYGGGQSNYGPMRGSGGGSGGGYGGGRQTGGPYGGGYSGGGGGSGGYGGGRRY, translated from the exons CAGGACTCTAGCAGTGAACCAGAGCAACAACGCAAGTTGTTTATTGGTGGTTTAAGCTATGATACCAATGAAGACTCCTTGAAGGCACATTTTAGCCAATGGGGAGAAATCGTTGACTGTGTTGTGATGAAGGATCCACAGTCTAGAAGATCAAGAGGTTTTGGATTCGTGACGTACAAATCATGTACTATGGTAGATGATGCTATGGCTAATAGACCGCACAAACTTGACAACAGAGAAGTTGAACCAAAGAGAGCCATTGCAAGAGAG GAGTCAAATAACCCACTGTCACACATGACtgtcaaaaaaatatttgttggcGGAATCAAAGATGACACTGATGACAGTCACTTGAGGGAGTATTTTggaaaatatggaaaaattGAGACAATTGATGTTATTACAGACAAAGACAGCGGCAATAAGCGTGGCTTTGCcttcattacatttgatgacCATGATCCAGTGGACAAAATTGTTG GAATCAAGTATCACTCCATCAATGGCCACAAAAGTGAAGTGAAAAAAGCAGTACCGAAGAATGACCTTGTCAGGTTACAGTCACAGTCTAGGGAATCTGGAGGCCGCCAAGGAGGAGGTGGTCGTGGAGGTGGACGTGGTGGATTCCGAGGTGGAAGAGGCGGTAGTGGTGGAGGTTATGACAGGGGTGGAG ATTACTATCAAGGTGGTGGCGGCGGCGGCGGTGGTGGTCGTGGTTACGGAGGAGGCAGCTATGGTGGTGGATATGGAAGCCAAGATAACTATGGTAGTGGTAACCAAAGTGGTGGCTacggtaactatggaaaccaaGGAGGTGGTGGTTATAGTGGAAACTATGGCAACCAAGGCAGTGGTGGCTATGGCGGTGGCAATTATGACAATTATGGAGATGGTAACTATAATCAAG GTTATGGTAACAGTGGTGGTAATTACAATGATTTTGGAAGTAATTATGGAGGTGGTCAATCCAACTATGGCCCCATGAGGGGAAGTGGAGGTGGTTCTGGTGGTGGCTATGGTGGTGGACGTCAGACAGGAGGACCATACGGCG GTGGATacagtggtggtggtggtggaagTGGTGGTTATGGCGGTGGCAGACGATATTAA
- the LOC139124763 gene encoding cyclin-dependent kinase 6-like, which yields MNPFIREHLMQGKRRQRYEELAEIGTGAYGIVYKARDVESGRIVALKKVRVQTGEDGMPMSTIRELAMLKHLEKCEHPNIVQLLDVCHGMRTNLETRLTLVFEHVDQDLATYLEKCPSPGLGPDRIQDLMFQLLKGVDFLHSNRIIHRDLKPQNILITGDGCVKLADFGLARVYAFQMALTSVVVTLWYRGPEVLLQGIYATPVDIWSAGCIFAELYNRRPLFQGHSDIDQLHKIFDVIGLPTESEWPDSVSVPWNAFRLSAPKPLDKVIPEICDQAKSLLEKMLHFDQRMRITAHEALEHEYFKER from the exons ATGAATCCTTTCATCCGTGAACATTTAATGCAGGGGAAAAGGCGCCAGCGTTATGAAGAACTTGCTGAAATTGGAACTGGTGCATATGGCATTGTTTATAAAGCTCGTGATGTAGAAAGTGGACGTATTGTGGCTTTAAAGAAAGTACGAGTCCAAACTGGTGAAGATGGAATGCCCATGTCAACAATCCGAGAGTTAGCTATGCTGAAACATCTTGAAAAATGTGAACATCCAAATATTGTGCA ACTTCTTGATGTTTGCCATGGTATGCGTACTAATTTAGAAACCAGGTTAACATTGGTATTTGAACATGTTGACCAAGACTTGGCTACCTACTTAGAGAAGTGTCCCTCACCAGGACTTGGACCTGATAGAATACAG GATCTGATGTTTCAGCTACTGAAAggtgttgattttttacattcaaatcGTATCATCCACCGAGACCTGAAACCACAGAATATTCTTATCACTGGAGATGGTTGTGTCAAGTTAGCGGACTTTGGATTAGCCAGAGTGTATGCATTCCAGATGGCACTAACATCTGTG GTTGTAACCCTATGGTATCGAGGACCAGAAGTtttattacaaggtatttatgCAACTCCAGTTGATATTTGGAGTGCAGGATGTATATTTGCTGAGCTGTACAACAGAAG ACCACTCTTCCAAGGGCACTCGGACATCGATCAGTTACACAAAATATTTGA TGTAATTGGCTTACCAACGGAGTCCGAATGGCCTGATAGCGTATCCGTCCCATGGAATGCGTTCCGACTCTCTGCTCCCAAACCACTTGATAAAGTTATACCTGAGATATGTGACCAAGCAAAATCCTTATTAGAA AAAATGTTACACTTTGATCAGCGAATGAGAATAACTGCCCATGAGGCCTTGGAACATGAATACTTCAAAGAAAGATAG
- the LOC139124761 gene encoding heterogeneous nuclear ribonucleoproteins A2/B1-like isoform X2 → MASDSSSEPEQQRKLFIGGLSYDTNEDSLKAHFSQWGEIVDCVVMKDPQSRRSRGFGFVTYKSCTMVDDAMANRPHKLDNREVEPKRAIAREESNNPLSHMTVKKIFVGGIKDDTDDSHLREYFGKYGKIETIDVITDKDSGNKRGFAFITFDDHDPVDKIVGIKYHSINGHKSEVKKAVPKNDLVRLQSQSRESGGRQGGGGRGGGRGGFRGGRGGSGGGYDRGGDYYQGGGGGGGGGRGYGGGSYGGGYGSQDNYGSGNQSGGYGNYGNQGGGGYSGNYGNQGSGGYGGGNYDNYGDGNYNQGYGNSGGNYNDFGSNYGGGQSNYGPMRGSGGGSGGGYGGGRQTGGPYGGGYSGGGGGSGGYGGGRRY, encoded by the exons GACTCTAGCAGTGAACCAGAGCAACAACGCAAGTTGTTTATTGGTGGTTTAAGCTATGATACCAATGAAGACTCCTTGAAGGCACATTTTAGCCAATGGGGAGAAATCGTTGACTGTGTTGTGATGAAGGATCCACAGTCTAGAAGATCAAGAGGTTTTGGATTCGTGACGTACAAATCATGTACTATGGTAGATGATGCTATGGCTAATAGACCGCACAAACTTGACAACAGAGAAGTTGAACCAAAGAGAGCCATTGCAAGAGAG GAGTCAAATAACCCACTGTCACACATGACtgtcaaaaaaatatttgttggcGGAATCAAAGATGACACTGATGACAGTCACTTGAGGGAGTATTTTggaaaatatggaaaaattGAGACAATTGATGTTATTACAGACAAAGACAGCGGCAATAAGCGTGGCTTTGCcttcattacatttgatgacCATGATCCAGTGGACAAAATTGTTG GAATCAAGTATCACTCCATCAATGGCCACAAAAGTGAAGTGAAAAAAGCAGTACCGAAGAATGACCTTGTCAGGTTACAGTCACAGTCTAGGGAATCTGGAGGCCGCCAAGGAGGAGGTGGTCGTGGAGGTGGACGTGGTGGATTCCGAGGTGGAAGAGGCGGTAGTGGTGGAGGTTATGACAGGGGTGGAG ATTACTATCAAGGTGGTGGCGGCGGCGGCGGTGGTGGTCGTGGTTACGGAGGAGGCAGCTATGGTGGTGGATATGGAAGCCAAGATAACTATGGTAGTGGTAACCAAAGTGGTGGCTacggtaactatggaaaccaaGGAGGTGGTGGTTATAGTGGAAACTATGGCAACCAAGGCAGTGGTGGCTATGGCGGTGGCAATTATGACAATTATGGAGATGGTAACTATAATCAAG GTTATGGTAACAGTGGTGGTAATTACAATGATTTTGGAAGTAATTATGGAGGTGGTCAATCCAACTATGGCCCCATGAGGGGAAGTGGAGGTGGTTCTGGTGGTGGCTATGGTGGTGGACGTCAGACAGGAGGACCATACGGCG GTGGATacagtggtggtggtggtggaagTGGTGGTTATGGCGGTGGCAGACGATATTAA